One genomic region from Reichenbachiella ulvae encodes:
- a CDS encoding ExbD/TolR family protein codes for MRSKNLQSESINTGSMADIAFLLLIFFLVSTTILQEKGLILRLPPEVKNPTSVEVKDRNVYNIRINSRNQYLIEKDLRQNLVGLREELQTFVLNDTGSAEWAESPEKAVVSIKADRGTDYKTFIAVLDEVKAAYYEIYGKRVGVTGAEFRLLDLSDPEQRALYDKGRAGIPMNISIAEPDAANS; via the coding sequence ATGAGATCGAAAAACTTACAATCCGAAAGCATCAATACCGGCTCCATGGCTGATATTGCTTTTTTGTTGCTGATTTTCTTTTTGGTCAGCACGACGATCCTTCAGGAGAAAGGTCTGATTTTGAGACTGCCTCCTGAGGTGAAAAATCCTACCTCCGTCGAGGTGAAGGACCGCAATGTCTACAACATCCGAATCAATTCGCGCAACCAATACTTGATCGAAAAAGACCTGAGACAGAACCTGGTCGGGTTAAGAGAGGAACTTCAAACCTTCGTACTGAATGATACGGGAAGCGCCGAATGGGCCGAATCGCCAGAGAAGGCCGTAGTTTCTATCAAAGCAGACCGGGGAACAGACTACAAGACTTTCATAGCTGTGCTGGATGAGGTGAAAGCCGCCTACTATGAAATCTATGGCAAACGAGTAGGAGTAACTGGCGCGGAATTTAGGTTGCTGGACCTTTCAGACCCGGAGCAAAGGGCCCTATATGACAAAGGCAGAGCCGGAATCCCGATGAATATTTCTATCGCTGAACCAGATGCAGCCAACAGTTAA
- a CDS encoding LysE family translocator yields MPPYLIGLSTGLILAVSTGPIFLTLLQKSLQHGFKKSLFFVAGVGIADSGIIFLTWLGMSQVAGDEPSPWLALGGGLLLIVFGLTFVFRKEKQNEEPKIETDKKKHLAHAGLFMQGLMLGAINPVVWGFWAAMSNYAITTFSNRQAEFFYFLGILNTVWVTDTLKAYFAPKLKTYLSQKVQRYLRIGIGVVLIGLGLKLIIENISSL; encoded by the coding sequence TTGCCTCCATATCTCATAGGACTTTCTACTGGGTTGATTTTGGCTGTGTCGACAGGGCCAATCTTCCTGACTTTGCTTCAAAAATCTTTGCAGCATGGCTTCAAAAAATCTCTGTTTTTCGTGGCTGGGGTGGGGATTGCTGATTCGGGTATCATATTTCTGACTTGGCTAGGGATGAGTCAGGTCGCCGGAGATGAACCCAGTCCCTGGTTGGCCTTAGGCGGTGGATTGCTGCTGATTGTCTTTGGTCTCACCTTTGTTTTCAGAAAGGAAAAGCAAAACGAGGAGCCTAAAATTGAAACCGATAAAAAGAAGCATTTGGCCCATGCCGGGTTGTTTATGCAGGGATTGATGCTAGGCGCGATTAATCCTGTGGTGTGGGGATTTTGGGCTGCCATGTCCAATTATGCCATTACTACTTTTTCGAATCGCCAGGCAGAGTTTTTCTATTTCCTGGGGATATTGAATACCGTTTGGGTGACGGATACACTCAAGGCCTACTTCGCGCCAAAACTCAAAACCTACCTAAGTCAGAAGGTGCAACGCTATTTGAGAATAGGGATAGGGGTGGTTCTGATTGGATTGGGACTGAAGCTGATCATCGAAAATATTTCCTCTCTTTAG
- a CDS encoding ExbD/TolR family protein gives MQPTVKPKENDMKKIKTKTRSKAEISTASLPDIVFLLLFFFMVTATIRTVDDQVEVTQPQAEAISKVDQKTLIRELAVGPPKDALVGSEARIYSEGKWIKMEDIAQWVMEQKQTLPESQRDQMIVMLRADEYVKMGMVADIQTELRKADARKILYRTRQQGGQ, from the coding sequence ATGCAGCCAACAGTTAAACCAAAAGAAAATGATATGAAAAAGATCAAAACAAAGACTCGTTCCAAAGCGGAGATTTCTACAGCCTCCTTGCCTGATATTGTATTCCTGTTGCTATTCTTCTTTATGGTCACGGCTACTATCCGGACTGTAGATGATCAGGTGGAAGTCACACAGCCGCAGGCTGAGGCGATCAGCAAAGTAGATCAGAAAACCTTGATTCGAGAGTTAGCGGTCGGGCCTCCCAAGGATGCCCTGGTAGGGTCAGAGGCCAGGATCTATTCTGAAGGCAAATGGATCAAGATGGAAGATATCGCGCAGTGGGTGATGGAACAGAAGCAGACCCTGCCCGAGTCGCAACGTGACCAGATGATCGTGATGCTGAGAGCGGACGAATATGTCAAAATGGGAATGGTAGCGGATATACAGACCGAGCTACGAAAAGCAGATGCCCGCAAGATCCTGTATCGAACACGGCAGCAGGGAGGCCAATAA
- a CDS encoding phosphosulfolactate synthase, with amino-acid sequence MNYNLNNLPSRTLKPREKGFTMVMDKGLSTRQAEDLIDTCGDYIDIVKLGWATSYVTSNFEKKLDVYRNAGIPVYLGGTLFEAFIIRDQFDDYRKVLDKYQLSHAEVSDGSITLDHEKKCEYIRTLAKQVTVLSEVGSKDAAEIIPPYKWIELMQKELDAGAWKVIGEAREGGNVGLFRSTGEVRSGLVQEILTKIPMEKVLWEAPQKEQQVWFIKLLGANVNLGNIAPNEVIPLETIRLGLRGDTFDHFLNGKGAE; translated from the coding sequence ATGAATTATAATTTAAATAATCTACCTAGTAGAACGTTAAAGCCGAGAGAGAAAGGATTTACAATGGTGATGGACAAGGGGCTTAGCACGAGACAAGCGGAAGACCTTATCGACACCTGTGGCGATTACATAGACATTGTTAAGTTGGGGTGGGCTACCTCCTATGTCACTTCCAATTTCGAGAAGAAACTAGATGTTTATAGAAATGCGGGCATCCCGGTTTATTTGGGAGGAACGCTATTCGAAGCATTCATTATCCGAGATCAGTTTGATGATTATCGCAAGGTTTTGGACAAATACCAACTAAGCCATGCAGAGGTATCTGACGGATCTATCACGCTGGATCATGAAAAGAAATGTGAGTACATCCGCACACTGGCTAAGCAAGTAACTGTACTTTCAGAAGTAGGATCGAAAGATGCTGCTGAGATCATTCCTCCATACAAATGGATCGAATTGATGCAAAAGGAACTAGATGCAGGAGCCTGGAAAGTAATCGGTGAAGCTCGTGAAGGAGGAAATGTTGGACTTTTTAGATCTACTGGTGAAGTAAGATCTGGTTTGGTTCAAGAGATCCTAACGAAAATCCCAATGGAAAAAGTACTTTGGGAAGCGCCTCAAAAGGAACAACAAGTTTGGTTCATCAAGCTGCTAGGAGCCAATGTAAACCTTGGTAACATCGCTCCGAATGAAGTAATTCCTTTAGAAACCATCAGACTAGGACTGAGAGGAGATACTTTCGATCACTTCCTTAATGGCAAAGGAGCTGAATAA
- a CDS encoding DUF368 domain-containing protein gives MKSIKYYVLLFLKGMGMGSADVVPGVSGGTIAFITGIYEELLASISSFDLDAFKLLTKFKFKELWKHINGQFLLPLIGGILVSVVSLAKIISHLLETQPIMIWSFFFGLVIISSISVAKEISKWNALVVLSGLVGIAIAFLITIITPATTPNGLWFIFISGAIAICAMILPGISGSFILLILGKYAYIVDALNDLDFGVIIVFALGCITGLLSFSRAISWFLKKFHNYAVALLAGFMIGSLNKIWPWKKPIRFELIHGEQVPTLEKNILPTQYLEETGNNPMIVQAILFMALGFMLVIILEKVAILIKNSSNKNAK, from the coding sequence ATGAAATCCATTAAGTATTACGTCCTATTGTTCCTCAAAGGAATGGGAATGGGCAGTGCAGATGTTGTCCCAGGCGTATCTGGAGGAACCATTGCATTTATCACAGGTATTTACGAAGAGCTATTGGCATCCATTAGCTCTTTTGATTTAGATGCCTTCAAACTCTTGACAAAGTTCAAATTCAAAGAGCTTTGGAAGCACATCAATGGGCAGTTTCTTCTGCCTTTGATTGGAGGCATCCTGGTTAGTGTGGTGAGCCTGGCGAAAATCATTTCGCACTTGCTAGAAACGCAACCTATCATGATCTGGTCCTTTTTCTTCGGATTGGTGATCATTTCATCCATTTCTGTAGCGAAAGAAATATCAAAATGGAACGCATTAGTAGTGCTTTCTGGATTGGTGGGGATTGCCATTGCTTTTCTGATCACGATCATTACACCTGCTACCACTCCTAATGGACTTTGGTTCATCTTTATCAGTGGGGCCATAGCTATCTGCGCTATGATTTTACCGGGGATCTCTGGGAGCTTCATCCTTTTGATTCTGGGCAAATACGCCTATATCGTAGATGCTTTAAATGATCTGGACTTTGGAGTCATCATTGTATTTGCCTTAGGCTGCATCACTGGACTCTTAAGTTTTTCGAGAGCGATATCCTGGTTTTTGAAGAAGTTCCACAACTATGCAGTGGCATTGCTGGCGGGTTTCATGATCGGTTCATTGAACAAAATCTGGCCCTGGAAAAAACCGATTCGCTTTGAGCTGATCCACGGAGAGCAGGTACCAACTTTAGAGAAAAACATCCTACCTACTCAATACCTCGAAGAGACGGGCAACAACCCAATGATTGTACAGGCGATTCTCTTTATGGCCTTAGGGTTTATGCTCGTGATCATCCTCGAAAAAGTAGCTATACTGATCAAAAACAGTTCGAACAAAAACGCCAAATGA
- a CDS encoding Gfo/Idh/MocA family protein translates to MKVFRWGIIGCGDVTEVKSGPAYQKVEGFELVAVMRRDFEKAQDYAKRHGVPRAYGDADELIADKEVDAVYIATPPDSHEYYALKVAAAGKPCCIEKPMAPDYASCERIVQAFAEKQLPLFTAYYRRTLPRFVQVKKWIDKGEIGELRHVRWHYSTGPNKKDLKGLPNWRTEAEIAPGGYFDDLASHGLDLFNYLLGDIVDVQGISLNQQGLYTAKDAFTACWTHPGGVTGSGSWNFGSGVHEDVVELYGSKGKIAFAIFDEQPVSLITDDTEEQLKVPHPATIQQPHVQAMYNDLTGQSTHPSTGKTGAHASWVMDKILGKL, encoded by the coding sequence ATGAAAGTATTCAGATGGGGAATCATCGGCTGTGGTGATGTGACAGAAGTAAAGAGCGGTCCTGCCTATCAAAAGGTAGAAGGGTTCGAATTGGTGGCTGTGATGCGTAGAGATTTTGAGAAGGCTCAGGACTATGCGAAACGTCATGGGGTGCCCAGGGCCTATGGCGATGCAGATGAACTGATCGCCGACAAGGAAGTGGACGCGGTCTACATCGCTACGCCTCCTGACTCTCACGAATACTACGCACTGAAGGTCGCAGCAGCTGGCAAACCCTGCTGCATCGAAAAACCCATGGCGCCTGATTATGCCTCATGCGAAAGGATAGTCCAGGCCTTTGCCGAAAAGCAACTGCCTTTGTTTACGGCCTATTACAGACGGACCTTACCTAGGTTTGTTCAGGTGAAAAAATGGATTGACAAGGGCGAAATAGGTGAGCTGAGACATGTCAGATGGCACTACTCAACAGGTCCGAACAAAAAGGATTTAAAAGGATTGCCTAACTGGCGAACAGAAGCTGAAATCGCTCCTGGAGGATACTTCGATGATTTGGCGAGTCATGGACTGGATTTATTCAATTACCTCCTGGGTGATATCGTGGATGTACAGGGTATCAGTCTGAACCAGCAAGGCTTGTATACTGCCAAGGATGCCTTTACGGCATGTTGGACCCATCCAGGTGGAGTGACGGGATCAGGTAGCTGGAACTTTGGTTCCGGGGTGCACGAGGATGTCGTAGAGCTGTACGGCAGCAAGGGGAAGATTGCTTTTGCCATATTCGATGAGCAGCCTGTTTCCCTGATTACGGATGATACCGAGGAGCAATTGAAAGTGCCACATCCGGCTACCATCCAGCAACCGCACGTTCAGGCTATGTACAATGATTTAACAGGTCAAAGTACGCATCCCTCTACCGGCAAAACGGGTGCTCATGCCTCCTGGGTGATGGATAAAATATTGGGGAAGTTATAA
- a CDS encoding shikimate dehydrogenase family protein: MMKKFGLIGKTLKHSFSKKYFGEKFDREGIENCEYELYELPDIAHFPDLIKNLSPDLVGLNVTIPYKLEVMQYLDEMDEHATAIQAVNTIKVSADGKLTGYNSDYYGFKDSLMEWELAGKSALVLGTGGASKAIVKALEDLSIPYQMVSRRSSDKTISYDQINENPDFIADNLLIINTTPLGTYPNVEEKPDLPYDQLSADHLLFDLVYNPELTAFMQEGINAGAKTKNGYAMLVGQAEKSWAIWNDKDE, from the coding sequence ATGATGAAAAAATTTGGGTTGATCGGAAAGACACTGAAGCATTCCTTCTCTAAGAAGTACTTCGGTGAAAAGTTTGATAGAGAGGGAATTGAAAACTGCGAATATGAGCTGTATGAATTGCCTGATATTGCACATTTTCCCGATCTGATCAAAAACCTGAGCCCAGATCTTGTGGGGCTCAATGTGACCATCCCCTACAAACTGGAGGTCATGCAGTATCTGGATGAGATGGACGAACATGCCACGGCCATTCAGGCGGTGAATACGATCAAAGTAAGCGCTGATGGAAAGCTAACGGGATACAACTCTGACTACTACGGTTTCAAAGACTCGCTAATGGAATGGGAGCTAGCAGGCAAATCCGCCCTGGTATTGGGAACCGGTGGCGCTTCTAAAGCCATTGTCAAAGCACTGGAAGACCTTTCCATCCCCTATCAAATGGTATCCAGACGTAGCTCAGACAAAACGATCTCCTATGATCAGATCAATGAAAACCCTGACTTCATTGCGGACAATCTCTTGATCATCAATACCACTCCACTGGGCACCTATCCTAACGTGGAAGAAAAACCTGATCTGCCTTATGACCAACTGAGCGCCGATCACCTATTGTTTGATCTTGTCTACAATCCAGAGCTTACGGCTTTCATGCAAGAAGGGATCAATGCAGGAGCTAAAACAAAAAATGGCTATGCCATGCTAGTCGGTCAGGCAGAAAAATCCTGGGCAATCTGGAATGACAAAGACGAATAG
- a CDS encoding GH3 auxin-responsive promoter family protein, whose product MALLGKLLKRGMELRETLEQNYTSPFDLQKNELRKLLITAKDTYFGRFHYFDTILNGFKNQDEHLFYQYFKSNVPIYNYEKINEEWWSQSREGIKGVTWPGKVKYYALSSGTSSASSKYIPVTSDMIKSIRKTSVRQLLSISKYDLPPEFFEKGILMVGGSTDLKFNGRYFEGDLSGITTSQVPFWFQHFYKPGKKISAAPDWNQKLNEMVEKAPQWDIGVVVGVPAWIQILIEKIVHRYELSSIHDLWPNLQFFVHGGVSFKPYKKGFEKLLARPLMYLETYLASEGFIAFQDRVDSSAMKLVMNNGIFYEFIPFTSGNFDEDGQVYPQATTYKIDEIEEGMDYAILLSTNAGSWRYLIGDVIRFTDLDQMELIITGRTKHFLSLCGEHLSMDNMNCAMVQTAETLNINVKEFTVSGESCDSLFAHRWYIGTDDPVDVEWLKSTLDQNLKKLNDDYAVERGAALKEIFVEVVPVERFYEWMRINGKEGGQNKFPRVLKGERLKSWQGLLENSLDSPKN is encoded by the coding sequence ATGGCATTGTTAGGCAAATTATTGAAACGAGGTATGGAACTGCGCGAAACGCTGGAGCAGAACTATACTTCTCCCTTCGACCTTCAAAAAAACGAGTTAAGAAAACTCCTGATCACAGCCAAGGACACTTATTTTGGTCGATTTCATTACTTCGATACCATTCTCAATGGTTTTAAGAATCAAGACGAGCATTTGTTTTACCAGTATTTCAAGAGCAACGTGCCCATCTACAATTATGAAAAGATCAATGAGGAATGGTGGTCTCAATCCCGAGAAGGGATAAAAGGCGTAACCTGGCCAGGCAAGGTGAAGTACTACGCCCTGAGCTCGGGGACTTCCAGCGCCTCTTCCAAGTATATCCCGGTGACCAGCGATATGATCAAGTCGATCCGAAAGACCAGTGTGCGCCAGCTCCTGTCTATTTCGAAATATGATTTGCCTCCTGAGTTTTTCGAGAAGGGAATCTTGATGGTCGGCGGCAGTACGGATCTGAAGTTCAATGGTAGGTATTTCGAAGGGGATTTGAGTGGTATTACGACCTCACAGGTACCCTTTTGGTTTCAGCATTTTTATAAGCCGGGCAAGAAGATATCCGCTGCTCCAGACTGGAACCAAAAGCTCAACGAGATGGTAGAGAAGGCCCCACAGTGGGACATCGGTGTGGTGGTCGGTGTGCCTGCATGGATTCAGATATTGATCGAGAAGATCGTCCATAGATATGAACTTTCGTCTATCCATGATCTATGGCCCAACCTGCAGTTTTTTGTCCATGGAGGGGTGTCATTCAAGCCTTACAAAAAGGGCTTTGAAAAGCTACTGGCCAGGCCGCTGATGTATCTGGAAACCTATTTGGCCTCCGAAGGATTCATTGCTTTTCAGGATAGGGTGGATAGTTCGGCTATGAAGTTGGTGATGAACAATGGCATCTTTTATGAATTCATCCCTTTTACATCCGGCAATTTTGACGAAGATGGGCAGGTGTACCCACAGGCTACCACCTATAAGATAGACGAAATAGAGGAGGGGATGGATTATGCGATCTTGCTAAGTACGAATGCAGGATCCTGGCGCTACCTCATTGGAGATGTGATTCGGTTCACGGATTTGGATCAGATGGAGTTGATTATCACCGGTCGGACCAAACACTTTCTGAGTCTATGCGGGGAGCATCTATCTATGGACAATATGAACTGCGCCATGGTGCAGACTGCCGAAACACTCAATATCAACGTGAAGGAGTTTACCGTGTCTGGTGAGAGCTGTGACAGTCTTTTTGCTCATCGCTGGTACATCGGTACGGATGACCCGGTGGATGTCGAGTGGCTCAAGTCTACTTTGGATCAAAACCTGAAAAAACTCAATGACGACTATGCGGTGGAGCGTGGTGCGGCCCTCAAAGAAATCTTTGTAGAGGTGGTGCCCGTCGAGCGCTTTTATGAATGGATGAGAATCAATGGTAAGGAAGGCGGGCAAAACAAATTTCCTCGTGTGTTGAAGGGAGAAAGGTTGAAATCCTGGCAGGGATTGCTGGAAAACAGCTTAGATTCGCCAAAAAACTAA
- a CDS encoding YggS family pyridoxal phosphate-dependent enzyme, translated as MGSDIAGNIQAIREELKDTQAQLIAVSKTKPNEAIEEAYAAGQRVFGENKVQELVDKYESLPKDIQWHMIGHLQRNKVKYIAPFVHLIHGVDSLKLLKEINKQGKKVDRIVPCLLQVHIAQEETKFGFDIAELKEMLDNKVLDDLTHVEIQGLMGMATNTEDEKQVAQEFAGLKSLKEELDKDYQHPRLQLKELSMGMSGDYPLALANGSTMIRVGSTIFGARNYNT; from the coding sequence ATGGGATCAGATATAGCGGGAAACATTCAGGCCATCAGGGAGGAACTCAAAGACACGCAGGCACAACTGATAGCAGTGAGCAAAACCAAACCCAATGAGGCCATAGAGGAAGCCTACGCTGCTGGGCAAAGAGTGTTCGGAGAGAACAAAGTCCAGGAGCTGGTGGACAAGTACGAATCGCTACCCAAGGACATCCAATGGCACATGATCGGTCACCTACAGCGCAACAAAGTGAAATACATCGCGCCATTCGTACATTTGATCCATGGTGTGGACAGCCTCAAATTGCTCAAAGAGATCAACAAACAGGGCAAGAAAGTAGACCGCATCGTTCCATGCCTCCTTCAGGTACATATCGCTCAGGAAGAGACCAAGTTTGGGTTCGATATCGCAGAGCTGAAAGAAATGCTGGACAACAAAGTACTAGATGACCTGACCCATGTAGAGATCCAGGGCCTGATGGGTATGGCGACTAATACAGAGGATGAAAAGCAGGTAGCTCAAGAATTTGCCGGACTGAAATCCCTCAAGGAAGAACTAGACAAAGACTACCAACACCCCAGATTACAGCTCAAAGAACTGTCCATGGGCATGAGCGGCGATTACCCACTGGCTCTGGCCAATGGAAGCACCATGATTCGCGTAGGCAGCACCATCTTCGGCGCCCGCAATTACAACACATAA
- the uvrB gene encoding excinuclease ABC subunit UvrB, which produces MDFKITSEYKPTGDQPKAIAQLTEGVENGEKSQVLLGVTGSGKTFTMANVIQQTNRPALVLCHNKTLAAQLYSELKSFFPENAVEYFISYYDYYQPEAFLPTTGLYIEKDLSINEEIEKLRLAATSALLTGRRDVIVVASVSCIYGIGNPEEFGKNVITLEVGQEISRNQLLFAFVDILYSRTEADFKRGNFRVKGDTVDIFIAYGDFAYRIIFWGDEIESIQRIDPVSGQKLSDEKIVTIFPANLFVTGKDLLHQAINEIQDDMVAQVQYFEEERRFLEAKRLKERTEFDVEMMRELGYCSGVENYSRYFDRRQKGARPFCLLDYFPDDFLMIVDESHVTLPQVRAMWGGDRARKVNLVDHGFRLPSAMDNRPLTFEEFEGLVNQTVYVSATPGDYELRKSEGIVVEQVIRPTGLLDPIIEVRPSENQVDDLMEEIDERIKRDERVLVTTLTKRMAEELTKYLHNLNIKTRYIHSEVDTLDRVEILRELRLGVFDVLVGVNLLREGLDLPEVSLVAIIDADKEGFLRNERSLVQTIGRAARNQNGMVIMYADKVTGSMQVAMDETNRRRGIQMAYNEEHGITPRTVLKSKEAIMGQTSVADSKKETKRKYYAEPEAPNVAADPVVAYMDKAGIDKMIERTKKLMEKAAKDLDFMEAARLRDEMIELEKLKEKKS; this is translated from the coding sequence ATGGATTTCAAAATCACCTCAGAATACAAACCTACAGGCGATCAACCCAAAGCCATTGCCCAACTGACCGAAGGAGTAGAAAACGGAGAAAAATCTCAAGTACTACTAGGTGTAACCGGGTCTGGTAAAACCTTTACCATGGCCAATGTGATTCAGCAGACCAATCGACCCGCTCTGGTTCTTTGTCATAACAAAACATTGGCTGCACAGCTCTACAGCGAACTGAAATCCTTTTTTCCGGAGAATGCCGTCGAGTATTTCATTAGCTACTACGACTACTATCAACCGGAGGCTTTCCTTCCCACTACGGGACTGTATATCGAGAAAGACCTCAGCATCAACGAAGAAATTGAGAAGCTGCGACTGGCCGCTACCTCTGCCCTATTGACCGGCCGTAGAGATGTGATCGTGGTGGCTTCTGTATCCTGCATCTACGGTATTGGTAATCCCGAGGAGTTCGGCAAAAATGTAATCACACTGGAGGTCGGTCAGGAGATCAGCCGCAACCAATTGCTATTCGCTTTTGTGGACATCCTCTACAGTCGCACCGAGGCAGATTTCAAGAGAGGCAATTTCAGAGTCAAAGGAGATACAGTAGATATCTTTATCGCCTATGGCGACTTTGCCTATCGCATCATATTCTGGGGCGATGAGATCGAAAGCATCCAACGGATAGACCCGGTGAGTGGACAAAAATTGTCCGACGAAAAAATCGTAACCATCTTCCCCGCCAACCTGTTCGTGACAGGAAAAGACCTGCTCCATCAGGCTATCAACGAAATACAGGACGACATGGTGGCTCAGGTGCAATATTTCGAAGAAGAGCGCCGATTTCTGGAAGCCAAAAGGCTGAAGGAACGCACAGAATTTGATGTCGAGATGATGAGGGAGCTGGGCTACTGCTCGGGTGTGGAGAACTACTCGCGCTATTTCGATCGACGACAAAAAGGAGCCAGACCTTTCTGCCTGCTCGATTACTTCCCGGACGACTTCCTGATGATCGTAGACGAAAGTCACGTAACCTTGCCCCAGGTCAGAGCCATGTGGGGCGGTGACAGGGCGCGAAAGGTGAACCTTGTAGACCATGGATTCAGACTACCGTCAGCCATGGACAACCGACCGCTGACTTTTGAAGAGTTCGAAGGACTGGTCAATCAGACAGTCTATGTCAGTGCCACTCCGGGAGACTATGAATTGAGAAAGTCGGAAGGGATCGTGGTAGAGCAAGTGATCCGTCCTACGGGTCTGCTGGATCCGATAATAGAGGTGCGTCCGAGCGAAAACCAGGTCGACGACCTGATGGAAGAAATAGATGAACGCATCAAAAGAGACGAGCGCGTATTGGTCACTACCCTGACCAAACGGATGGCTGAGGAACTCACCAAATACCTCCACAATCTGAACATCAAAACCCGATACATCCACTCCGAAGTGGACACACTAGACCGGGTCGAAATCTTGAGAGAACTGCGCCTGGGTGTATTTGATGTATTGGTTGGGGTGAACCTACTGAGAGAGGGACTGGATTTGCCAGAGGTATCTCTGGTAGCGATCATCGATGCGGACAAGGAAGGCTTCCTGAGAAATGAGCGATCTCTGGTGCAGACCATCGGTCGTGCCGCACGTAACCAAAACGGTATGGTAATCATGTATGCCGATAAGGTGACTGGCTCTATGCAGGTGGCCATGGACGAGACCAACAGAAGAAGAGGCATTCAGATGGCCTACAACGAAGAGCATGGCATCACTCCTAGAACGGTGCTAAAATCCAAAGAAGCCATCATGGGACAAACCTCCGTGGCAGACTCTAAGAAAGAAACCAAACGCAAGTACTACGCCGAACCAGAGGCGCCAAATGTGGCCGCTGACCCTGTGGTGGCCTATATGGACAAAGCAGGCATAGACAAGATGATCGAGCGCACGAAAAAGCTCATGGAAAAGGCCGCCAAAGACCTGGACTTCATGGAAGCCGCCCGACTAAGGGACGAGATGATCGAACTGGAAAAACTGAAAGAGAAGAAGTCCTAA